ACCTATATGGAGCACTGCACCCAATTAATCACCGCCGCACAAACGAAATCCCAAAATTACCCCTAGAAATCAAAACTCACAGGGGTAAAATCGTCTTTctgaatattattttcaaattttcgcTCCAAAACTGCCTTGCGGCTAAAAGTaaacataataaaacaataaaagcaAAAGCCCAAACACGCCCTAATCGTTCACTGTgccctaaaaaataaaataataattataatatttatttatttattatttattttttccgcCCTTCCCAAAACAAACCCACCACGTTTACCTCGGTAACCAAACTAACCTGGACCTCATCCTCGTATTTTTCACGGATGAAGGTAATTAATGACGCAgtaaaaaaaagggggaaaattTAATTACCTTGTCTGCGAAATGTCGATTATACCCTTGGAACTGAGCTTGTTTCCCTTTTGTCGCCTACccttcaaatataataatataatccTAAGGGATAAGGCCGCGTCTGGGGGATTTGTTATAAATATGTTAAATTACGGAAAAGCCCCTACCTGAACATGGGCAATGCGTTAAATTACATAAAAGCCACTGCCCTAAAAGTTTTCACAATGTACGAAGTGCCCTTACAGGCTTGGtgggttttttatttttataattgtcTTTCCAAGGCAATAGGCTTGGACATGGCCCTGAAATCTTTGATTCTCCTTCCGCCTGCCCTAGGCTGGATGAAATTCCCATTTTACCCCTATGTCGTACTACTTTTATTACGTTCGATCAAATTAAGTAAAGTTTGTTCGATAGATATATCTTAGTCTTTATTGAGTTAATGACGTTAAcgataaaatttatgattcaCCGTTTGTGAACCATAATTGATTTTACTTTCTCGCCGAGTTATTTAAAGGTTTGGAAGGATCTCGGTGGGAAGGTTACACTCGTCGTTTATGTTCTTGTGTCTGACGTACGTaacttaattttcttttgtcgtTTTGGGTGTTATTAATGGTTTCAGTTGTATCGAATATTAAAATCTCTCAACCCGACTCATAACCCTGATAGTTTATATGTTAGCAGGTTCacttttaaagtttttgaatACGACTAAACTTATGTTTGACTTTCATTCTTCTAAAAGTAGTTCAATTTACAGAGGGACGAGAAGATTTGAACCTGTTAgcggtgttggatgaaagtcccacatcggctaatttagaaaatgatcatgagtttataattaaggaatactatctccgaTGATCCTGAGATTTGAACCTGTTaggtgtgttggatgaaagtcagGAGAGCTCAtgctcaaaatgaacaatatcatacggAAAGTTGTATTCCTCTAAAAGTGGGTTGAAGCCAATACTTCCCTTAAACTCATTTTTGCACGGCATAGGGCCTACAATAGACTCTATAAATgttatgaaaagacataaatacccttgaaaaaatacaaatataacataaaaagCCTACAATAGACTGTATAAATGTTAAGAAAAGACATAAATACCCttgaaaaaatacaaatataacataaaaatagCCCGTAAGGTTATTGGGAGAGTTGTGTACTTCCCTTAAAACTCATTTTTGCACGGGTACATAGGGCCTAAAATAGACTCTATAAACATTAGGAAAAGACATAAATACCCttgaaaaaatacaaatataacataaaaatagCCGATAAGgttattgtggagagttgtgttcatccAACCGTGGGTTGAAGCCAATATTTCCCTTATGTTTGTTAGAATCGGGTATCGATACCTAGTAGGAAAATAAACTCATTTTTGCTCGGGGTACCTATGACCTAAAGTAGACTCTATAAATGTTAGGAAAAGACATAAATACCCTTggaaaaaatacaaatagtGCCCAAATAAGCTGATGACTGCAGCAAAATAAAGTCATGattgttttcaatttaaaaacaataaatagagaaagaaGTTGGAATCCCACGTCTCGATAATATAGCATGCACTTGCACACTGCCcccctcttcctctttctctctcacatTTCTCCCCCATCCCATAAACGCCATTGAAGCAGTTCGACCAAGCTCCGGCAATAACACTCTCTACTTTCAACCACTTGCCATGGCTTCCATGGTTGAGGACTTTCCAGCTCCGGTTGTATCGGCTCGGAACTGAAGCGGTGGCCGCCGGCGATATCTCCAATTCCGGCTTCGGAGGGGGTAGGTTTCATGGTGAGTTACAGAGGCTTGGATGATGATCATTAATTGCTTTTGATTGATTTGAGGAAGTTTTTTTCCtcgaataatatatatttcccGTTCACATGCTGTATTGAGTCTGATTTAAGCATTCGTTCTGTTTGATTCCACCATTGAGACCTCTTTCACATGGATTTTGTCACTGAGAGTGAGTGAAAATCTTTTATCCGCCATTgaagcaaagcaaagcaaagcaacCACCGAGACGACGGCCATAGTTAACTTTATTTGTTTTCGAGGTCAAATCATTTTTTCCAGAGCTCTAATGGAGGGAGCAATCGATGGATTTCTTAAACGGTGTCTATTGTACTTCATGGTTATGTGCTTAACCTTAACAATGGAGAGTTCATTAGTTGCTTCTCTATCTCCCGATGGAGAAGCGCTTCTCTCTCTCGTATCTGCTGCTGGTCCTTCTGTTCTTGCCTCTTGGAATCCATCTAGCCAAAACCCTTGTTCTTGGGAAGGAATCACTTGTTCTCCTCAGAACAGAGTCATTTCATTATCTCTTCCTAAAACGTTCTTAAACCTCTCTGTTTTGCCTCCTGAGTTGTCTTCTTTATCTTCTCTGCAACTTCTTAATCTCTCTTCCACCAATGTATCTGGCTCAATCCCTTCCTCTTTTGGCATACTCACTCATCTTCGCCTGTTGGACCTTTCATCCAATGATCTCTATGGTCCAATTCCTCCTCAGCTTGGTTCTCTTTCTTCACTTCAATTCCTTTTCCTGAATTCCAATAGACTTTCTGGTAAGATTCCTCCGCAGCTTGCTAATCTGGCTTCTCTGCAAATTCTTTGCCTCCAAGACAATTTGTTTAATGGCTCTATACCATCACAATTTGGTTCTTTGCTGTCCCTTCAAGAGTTTCGAATCGGAGGGAATCCGTTCCTTTCGGGAGAGATTCCGTCACAGATGGGGCTGCTTACTAATCTCACTACATTCGGGGCAGCGGCTACGGCGCTTTCGGGGGCTATACCGTCTACATTTGGGAACTTAATCAACCTCCAAACTTTGTCACTCTATGATACTGAGATATCTGGTTCAATACCTCCTGAGTTGGGGCTTTGTTCTGAGCTAAGGGATTTGTATTTGCATATGAACAAGCTCAATGGTTATATTCCTCCTCAGCTGGGTAGGTTGCAGAAGCTTACTAGTTTGTTTCTCTGGGGCAATGCTCTATCAGGGTCGATACCGTcggaaatttcaaattgtTCGGCTCTAGTTGTTTTTGATGCGTCGGAGAATGATCTTTCTGGTGAAATCCCAAGTGATTTAGGGAAGTTGGTTGTTCTTGAACAGTTTCATGTATCGGACAATTCGATCTCGGGTGCGATACCGTGGCAGCTAGGCAACTGCACAAGCTTGACTGCCCTTCAGCTTGATAATAATCAACTATCAGGTGTAATTCCACCAGAACTTGGCAATTTGAGATCTCTTCAAAGCTTTTTCTTATGGGGGAATTCTGTGTCAGGAACCATACCATCTTCCTTTGGCAACTGCACTGAGTTATATGCCTTTGATCTTTCAAGAAACAAGCTCACTGGGGTAATCCCAGAAGAAATTTTCAGCTTGAAGAAGCTGAGCAAGCTTTTGCTCCTCGGAAATTCTTTATCTGGCGGGTTGCCTCGAAGCGTCGCAAATTGTCAATCATTAGTGAGGTTGAGGCTTGGAGAAAACCAGCTTTCAGGCCAGATTCCGAAGGAGGTAGGACGGTTGCAAAATCTCGTCTTTCTCGACTTGTATATGAATCATTTTTCGGGTGGCCTCCCGCCTGAGATTGCTAATATTACAGTTCTTGAGCTACTTGATGTGCATAATAACTATATAACTGGTGAAATTCCTCCCCAGCTTGGGGAGTTGGTGAACTTGGAGCAGCTCGATCTCAGTCGAAACAGCTTCACCGGTGAAATTCCTGAGAGCTTTGGAAACTTCAGTTATTTGAATAAACTTATTCTCAACAATAATCTACTGACAGGGTCAATTCCAAAGTCCATCAAGAACCTGGAGAAACTAACTCTACTTGATTTGAGTTACAACAGTCTCTCTGGTACCATACCACCAGAAATTGGTTACATGAAGAGCTTGTCGATCAGTTTGGACTTGAGCTCGAACGGGCTTATCGGAGAAATTCCCGAGGCGATGTCCAGTTTGACACAGTTACAATCACTTGATCTTTCCAATAACATGCTTTATGGAAACATTAAAGTGTTGGGTCTCTTGACTAGTCTCACTTCTCTCAATATCTCCCACAACAATTTCTCAGGTCCTATGCCTGTAAcgccattttttaaaacgctacCACGAGATGCTTATGATCAGAACGTGAATCTTTGTAAATCACTCAATGGATTTACTTGTTCTTCGAGTTCGATGCGAAGAACTGGCTTAAAGTCTGTAAAAGCTGCTGCTTTGATTACCATCATTCTTGCTGCAGTTCTCATCCTAATTTTTGCATTGTGGATATTAGTTTCACGAAATCGCAAGTACATGGCAGAGAAACATTCCAGGACGTCGTCCCCTGCTTCGGCTGCCGAGGATTTCTCTTATCCGTGGACCTTCATCCCATTTCAGAAGCTCAATTTTACCATAGATAACATCTTGGAATCCATGAAAGACGAAAACATAATTGGAAAAGGTTGTTCTGGGGTTGTTTATAAGGCAGATATGCCAAATGGTGAATTAGTTGCAGTGAAGAAACTATGGAAAACGAAGCAGGATGAAGAAGCAGTTGACTCATGTGCAGCGGAGATTCAAATTCTCGGGCATATTCGACATCGAAACATAGTGAAGCTCATTGGTTATTGCTCTAATAGAAGCGTCAAGCTACTTCTCTACAACTACATTTCCAATGGTAATCTACAACAACTCTTGCAAGGAAACAGGAATTTGGACTGGGAAACTAGGTATAAAATTGCAGTAGGGACAGCACAGGGTCTGGCTTATCTTCATCATGATTGTGTGCCTGCAATTCTTCACAGAGATGTCAAGTGCAATAACATACTTCTAGACTCCAAATTTGAAGCTTATCTAGCAGATTTCGGCCTGGCAAAGTTGATGAACGCTCCAAATTATCACCACGCAATTTCGAGAGTAGCGGGATCATACGGTTATATAGCCCCAGGtagatttccttttctatttatcGCTTGAATTGAATATCTTTACGGTTGaatttgtttctaaaattttccgAAACCAATGCAGAATATGGATATACCATGAACATAACCGAGAAGAGTGATGTCTATAGTTATGGAGTTGTTCTGCTAGAGATACTAAGTGGCCGTAGTGCAGTTGAGGCACGAGTTGGAGGCAGTCTTCACATTGTTGAatgggtgaagaagaagatggcaAGCTTCGAGCCTGCTATATCGATACTCGACGCAAAGCTCCAAGGCTTACCAGATCAGATGGTTCAAGAAATGCTTCAAACACTTGGTATAGCCATGTTTTGTGTTAACTCCTCTCCAGCAGAAAGGCCAACAATGAAGGAAGTGGTAGCATTATTGATGGAGGTGAAGAGTCCTCCAGAAGAATGGGGCAAAACCTCCCAACCTCTAATAAAGCAGTCCTCAAATTTAAGTTCAAATAATTCTTACTCATCCACTAGAAAATTGGGGTGAGAATTGAGGGAAATGGTTGAAATAGAGAGATCCTTGTGGCACCTAATTGAACTTTGCAATCTTGTACAGCTTTTGTTTAATGGAAGAGATCAATTCATTTGGTCACAGTCTATCGACATTCGAAATATTTTTAACGAACTTGTTATCAACCCCATATATCATTAACAATATATCGACATTTGGTCCATATATTAGTTACCGAACCTGTCTATCCACCTCATATATTTTAACAAGACGATACCGACTCGTCGATATGCAACAAAGCAGATtctaaacatatttcaaaaCGAACTAGAAACTtgatatttgttattattatcaaCCCCATATATTATTATCAATATATCGAGATTTCATCCATATATCCACCCCGTATATTTTAACGAGATGATAACTACTCGTCGATATGCAACTAAACAATTtctaaacatatttcaaaaCGAACAAACTTggtatttgttattattattattatcaatataTCGACATTTCATCTGTATATTAGTTAATGAACCTCTATCCACCCCATATATTTTAACGAACCTACTCGTCGATATGCAACTAAACAGTTtctaaacatatttcaaagCGAACTAAAAACTTggtatttgttattattattattattatcattatatcGACATTTCgtctatatattatttaatgaaccTGTCTATTCACCCCATATATTTCAACGAGACGATACCTACTCGTCGATATGTAACTAAGCAGTTtctaaacatatttcaaaaCGAACTAAAAACTTGgcatttgttattattattataatcaaTCCACAAGATGGGCACCTGAAATAAAGGGGAGGAACTCCTTGGCAGTGATCTTCCAGATTTCCAACATGTGTAGTGTGGCGTAGTAGGCCATATCTTGCAGGGAAAAAGCAGACAAGCTGTGGAGGGCATGCTTCTCTTACTTTGAAGGGCACATGCTTCAGAAGACAAAATCTTGTCTCCTCTCCACAACCTACAATACCCTTCATCATATCCAGCACCAAGTCAAAAAAGAGGTCAAAAAGATGCAAAACCCTATTATCATTCATATTCTATTTCATGATTTTGGTCAACTTTTACACAAtttgttcattctttttccaTGTTAGTTCTTCCATTATCAAAATATCAAGATTAAtcccttctcttttcttgaatTCTAAATGCAATAATAGATGGAATATAACATATAGTTAATAAACTATGTTTATATTACACATTCATGAACATAAAAACAAGATTTCTATGACAGAGACCAAACAAGAAGTCAGGGATGATATTGAAGCTTTAAAGAATTAATGATCCAAATGAACATGGGTAGAAGTTATGAGACCAACTATGAAACTATGAGTAAGAGTTTAGAGATCAAAATCATACTAATAACATTGAAAGCAATGAAAAATGTACCAAGAAAGTGAGGGAAGTTTGAAAAGTAATGAAGTACATAATGCAGACAATGAAAAGTTATGTAATCTTTAAGAATGCCGTTCAGAATCATTCCACTAAAGCTAAGATAATGCTATAATGACCACTGCTAAAAGTTGTAGACAACATTTGGAACCACCACAGATATCAACCTTTTCCAACCATGTGCAAAGGGCCTAATAAATGAGTGATATCATAAAAATGCATCACCCCTTTCCTCCTTTTTGAATGGTTCCTCCACTATATAAATCAGATTAAGAGACAGAGAACCTAAATCTTCCAGACTATATACAACTCTTGGGACCTTTTTACCCAAACATTTTAGAACTTCCCAATCATACCTGATTAACAACTTCTTAAAGTTCATAATCTGTAAAGAATTAAAGATGAGATTCACCTCAGTCCATATAAACTAATGAACTGCAGCTTTACGACTTCGACGAAAGTATTAAAATCATCACCTGAAAGAAGTTCCTAAGTTTCATATAGCAGTTTGGCATCAGCCTATAATTCCAGCATCTAGAACATTTAAAAGTTCAAGCTATTAAACAGGAAATTGATTCCATCTATCCAGGAGAGAGGTATAAAGGCTGCAACactcaaaaattttaagtcTATACATGGTTTTCTTAttgtttttgaaaagaaatgagatTTTATTGAGGGTGATTagtaaaatgaaagaatagtCTTTTCTGCAAAGGAGCCTATACAAAACTACTTTGGTTTagaacttcaaattttgagaaagTTCCCATTTTACAGGCACAAGAGAACTCTAATACCAATGCAACTACAGtcaatatcaatgaaataTGGTTTCCTTCTcaaatcaaaaagaaaagagctatGCCTTTCAACCCCATCAAGTCCGAAAAAGAGGAAGccatgtgatgtcccacattggttggggaggagaacaaatcaccctttataagggtgtggaaaccttctcctagcagacgcattttaaagttttgaggggaagctcagagccagacaccggacgatgtgccagccttctcgctgttccccgaagggaggtagacacgaggcggtgtgccagtaaggacgctgggccccaaagggggtggatttggtggtggtcccacatcgattagagaaaggaacgagtgccagcaaggacgctggaccccgaaggggggtggattgtgatgttccacattgattggggaggagaacaaatcaccctttataagggtgtggaaaccttctactagcagacgcgttttaaagccttgaggggaagcccaaacaaatcaccctttataagggtgtggaaaccttcccctagcagacgcgttttaaagccttgaggggaagcccgaaaaggaaagcccaaagagaacaatatctgctagcggtggatctggggcgTTACAAGTCAGAAATCAATCACatgcataaaattataaatcacTGGGTCTACAATAAATATAAGCagtataaaattgaatttgtgCAAAAGTTGGtgcaataatttataaaagaaatagtCGGTCCGATAATGGAAGAGAATCTTAACCACACGTTAGAAGATGAAGCAAAATGAGGACTGATAACTCCCCAGAGATTTCCTTCTGTTCCTCCATACAAGgaaattgaaaggaaaaaaaaaaagtccattGAAGGTATGCCATTGAAAGTTAAAACTTCTAAATATGTTCATGTTAACTTCTTCCCGACAAGTAGATCTTAGTTACCCGCTTATTAGAACCTGCAAGAAGCTTTTCTTTGCTCTTATCACATCCTTTATTGCAAAAAAAGTATGTCGGagaaaactccaaaattagGGCTCCAAAAAGCTTACCTCAAATCTTTCGATGAGATTCAGCAGGCAGTGTAAGCTACATTTTATGGTTGTAAGTTGTCAGGAGCGTATGGTATATCCTACAGACATTCTGTTCTAAGTTCAATGAATACCTCCTAGTTCATTTTGCTACATACACATCATCTCCCTCAGTTTCATGTATAGTCCCCATCAAATCcacctttcttttgtttgggCGGCAATCAAATTATTTGGTATGGTCCTTCAAAAAGGTTCTGACCCAGGCTGCTAGAAAATTCAGGAAGCAAACTGTCTAAAGTTGAAGCAGACCAATTGGTGGATGAATGTTTAACTTGTAAAGCAGATCCAATTACATGGTGTTGTAATTAGAAATAACAAAGATTGATCTTCGATCCTTTATTCTTCAAATGTGTTTTAATACTATTCTTAACTGTCTTGTAGAACATACCAAAGCAAAGTTAGGAGTCTCTTGTCTTTCATTAGGAGCTTAGACGAGTGATGGCAGGGCtgatgtaacggcccaagcccaccactagtagatattgttctctttgggctttcccttccggacttcccctcaaggtttttaaaaaccatctgctagggggaggtttccacacccttatcaagaatgttttgttcccctctccaaccgatgtgggatctcaccgcTCACATATGGAAGGTTATGAGGATAGTGGAATTGGAGGAATCTTTGTGGAGTGATCCATCTCCATCACAGGCAcatcaagaaaaagaacacGTATTGGCCAATTTTTCTACAATCTATAATTTATGGACAAGTCCAGATGAAACTTATCTGCCTTGTAGCAAAGTGATTCAGACAATCCAGCAGCAGGGAAACTAGTGTGTTCCAGTTTTCCAGAGGATAAGGTCTTGCATAGCCCTTACTATAAAGGGTCAAATATACAAGATGAGAACGTGACTTGtcatacacacacacacgtaCATACGTgtaaaacaaaactaaagaaatCTTTCAAAACCAAGATATACAGTTAGGAACTATCCACTGCCACCTTCTAGAACTAATATGAGGCAGCTATTAAGATGATAGCAGTATAGTTTGCACAGGAATCTTGTCACTGGTAATAAAAATTGCAGCAGAGGTAGATCAATTTCAAACGGACTAGTTCTACTTCAATTATGACTAAACCTTAGCCTTGAATACTAATGTCACTCTTATGATCCCCAGCCCACAGGAATCCCAATACTGATGATGAAGGCAATGCAGAGACTAGGCCCTTCTCCCTTCAATGTGCTGCCTTTGCAAAAATGAAGAGGAATCTTCAGATCACGTCTTTCTTCACAGTGACTTCATTAAACAGCAATGGTGGCAGCTCTTTGAGATGTTCGGTATTGCTATTTGTGTaaaggcccaagcccactgtaAGCAGATGTTGTCcaatttgggttttcccttttgagcttcccctcaatgtttttaaaatatatatgctaaggagaagtttccacacccttataaagaatgcttcgttctcctctccgaacgaggtgggatctcacaattttccTTCCCAAAAATGTTGACGACTCACGGTTAGAACCTTAATAAGAAAGCTAAGGTCCTGTGGGGTTCGTATCCAGAGCTTTTTTGGGGGGAAGTTGGCTTGAAAGAAACCGTAGACTCTTTGAAAATACGTCTGCCTCTTTGCAGCTAAATGCATCTTGGTGGTGTCATAGCGTGAGTAAATTCTCGTGTAATTAGTCGTCCTTCTGATGTTACTCAACAATTGGAAAAGCTTTTTGTAAGTAGCTCTCGGGTGGGGGTTCTCTCTTCTCCCTGCCCTTAAGCTGTATCAATTCTGTTCAATagtatacacacacacacatatatatactcAGCATTTCTGCATCTTAAACTCCAAAAAGCAAGACATTTGATCgccaatcaaacaaaattccCACAAAATGCAGAATCAAATGCACCATGAAGTGCAAAATGAGATGTCTATAGTATAGCTATAATGCTTTCATGGGTAGTTCAATCCTCAATAACAAAACGATAATCAAGATTTAGCAGCATCAAACCATTCAGAATAAATGTcaaattggaaaaatgaaatCCATTTTCTTAGCAGTAGTGTCATTTCTCGAGGAAGAAACAATTAAACAAGTTCCCACACGCCATTTCTAACCCTAGAGCTGAGTTATTAACGCCAAACTTGCTTACAATGTCACAAGCAGCAATCAGGCAAGAAAATGAATGGGAAATTggattatgtttaaaattgggaagaacaaaatgaaatacatGAACCTCAATTACTCGTCAAGCTGTTGAAGCTCAGCCTTCAACTGCTCAATCTTAAGCCCCATGGACCTCTGCAACGCCTTCCTCTCGTTCTCGCACAATTTCGCAAGAAGCCCCTCGTACATGTCTAAAACTTCCTTCACAGCATCCCGAGCACACTCGGCCTCTTCATCAAAATAAACGGTCTCTTTAGACTCCATAGCCGACTCTATCTCTTCTCTCGCTTCAGCAAACTTGAGATTGATCCTGTCCACCTCTCTAATCTGATCACACTCCGGCTCCGAGTTGCCCGAACCACCACTGTACCTCCTCAAACACTGAAGAGTTACAAACTGACGATTCGGCCTCATTACATACGAAAAATGGAGATCATCTGGTCGCAATTTGTAAGGAAACTCAGAATTT
This genomic window from Cucurbita pepo subsp. pepo cultivar mu-cu-16 chromosome LG01, ASM280686v2, whole genome shotgun sequence contains:
- the LOC111804570 gene encoding uncharacterized protein LOC111804570; the encoded protein is MSPRLRLSLCRLLAGKSQASTSSSSCIVRRILDSSLLPNSEFPYKLRPDDLHFSYVMRPNRQFVTLQCLRRYSGGSGNSEPECDQIREVDRINLKFAEAREEIESAMESKETVYFDEEAECARDAVKEVLDMYEGLLAKLCENERKALQRSMGLKIEQLKAELQQLDE
- the LOC111792040 gene encoding probable LRR receptor-like serine/threonine-protein kinase At1g34110; this translates as MEGAIDGFLKRCLLYFMVMCLTLTMESSLVASLSPDGEALLSLVSAAGPSVLASWNPSSQNPCSWEGITCSPQNRVISLSLPKTFLNLSVLPPELSSLSSLQLLNLSSTNVSGSIPSSFGILTHLRLLDLSSNDLYGPIPPQLGSLSSLQFLFLNSNRLSGKIPPQLANLASLQILCLQDNLFNGSIPSQFGSLLSLQEFRIGGNPFLSGEIPSQMGLLTNLTTFGAAATALSGAIPSTFGNLINLQTLSLYDTEISGSIPPELGLCSELRDLYLHMNKLNGYIPPQLGRLQKLTSLFLWGNALSGSIPSEISNCSALVVFDASENDLSGEIPSDLGKLVVLEQFHVSDNSISGAIPWQLGNCTSLTALQLDNNQLSGVIPPELGNLRSLQSFFLWGNSVSGTIPSSFGNCTELYAFDLSRNKLTGVIPEEIFSLKKLSKLLLLGNSLSGGLPRSVANCQSLVRLRLGENQLSGQIPKEVGRLQNLVFLDLYMNHFSGGLPPEIANITVLELLDVHNNYITGEIPPQLGELVNLEQLDLSRNSFTGEIPESFGNFSYLNKLILNNNLLTGSIPKSIKNLEKLTLLDLSYNSLSGTIPPEIGYMKSLSISLDLSSNGLIGEIPEAMSSLTQLQSLDLSNNMLYGNIKVLGLLTSLTSLNISHNNFSGPMPVTPFFKTLPRDAYDQNVNLCKSLNGFTCSSSSMRRTGLKSVKAAALITIILAAVLILIFALWILVSRNRKYMAEKHSRTSSPASAAEDFSYPWTFIPFQKLNFTIDNILESMKDENIIGKGCSGVVYKADMPNGELVAVKKLWKTKQDEEAVDSCAAEIQILGHIRHRNIVKLIGYCSNRSVKLLLYNYISNGNLQQLLQGNRNLDWETRYKIAVGTAQGLAYLHHDCVPAILHRDVKCNNILLDSKFEAYLADFGLAKLMNAPNYHHAISRVAGSYGYIAPEYGYTMNITEKSDVYSYGVVLLEILSGRSAVEARVGGSLHIVEWVKKKMASFEPAISILDAKLQGLPDQMVQEMLQTLGIAMFCVNSSPAERPTMKEVVALLMEVKSPPEEWGKTSQPLIKQSSNLSSNNSYSSTRKLG